In Aegilops tauschii subsp. strangulata cultivar AL8/78 chromosome 3, Aet v6.0, whole genome shotgun sequence, one genomic interval encodes:
- the LOC109783022 gene encoding uncharacterized protein: MASHFPSLAGLLAPRPLLLYAATWSAVAAMSVAVAALAPELAYVWGVAPGAPLTRACPDGNFAGGSIGLPLDGPPWDAVCVPAGLFGRTVPDVVVPLVFAVVVVAGATAFTAAVGVWEDDEDDIEITEVGQV, from the coding sequence ATGGCGTCCCACTTCCCCTCGCTCGCCGGCCTCCTCGCCCCACGCCCGCTGCTCCTCTACGCGGCCACGTGGTCCGCCGTCGCCGCCATGTCCGTGGCCGTGGCGGCTCTCGCGCCCGAGCTCGCCTACGTCTGGGGCGTCGCGCCGGGAGCGCCGCTCACCAGGGCATGCCCCGATGGCAACTTCGCTGGCGGCAGCATCGGGCTGCCGCTCGACGGTCCGCCGTGGGACGCCGTCTGCGTGCCCGCTGGCCTCTTCGGCCGGACCGTGCCGGACGTGGTCGTCCCGCTTGTTTTCGCCGTCGTGGTCGTCGCCGGCGCCACCGCCTTCACCGCCGCCGTCGGCGTGTGGGAGGACGATGAAGACGACATCGAGATCACCGAGGTAGGACAGGTGTAG